One window of the Eucalyptus grandis isolate ANBG69807.140 chromosome 6, ASM1654582v1, whole genome shotgun sequence genome contains the following:
- the LOC104447775 gene encoding heptahelical transmembrane protein 1, which translates to MQWLDMQIHLCRSSSTSAGTNISYSKELLLGTNSLVNLSQITEEEMKVGSLQAAVTRWPFFVFLGGSMFCLLSSSICHLFSCHSRCLNIQLLRMDYVGITVMIITSFFPPIYYIFQCEPHWQLIYLGGITAMGMFTVMTLLTPSLSSGKFRAFRAMLFSSMGFFAIVPAIHGCIVNWSNPHRSITLAYESAMALSYITGTLFYVSRIPERLKPGWFDLAGHSHQIFHVFVIMGALAHYGATLLLLQWRDRVGCNGTV; encoded by the exons ATGCAATGGCTCGATATGCAAATCCACTTGTGCAGGTCAAGCTCTACTAGTGCTGGAACTAATATATCTTATTCAAAGGAATTGCTTTTG GGCACAAATTCTTTGGTGAACTTGAGTCAGAtaacagaagaagaaatgaaggttGGTTCACTCCAAGCGGCGGTGACACGTTGGCCGTTCTTCGTCTTCTTAGGCGGATCCATGTTCTGCCTCCTCTCGAGCAGCATTTGCCACCTTTTCTCATGCCACTCACGCTGCTTGAACATCCAGCTGCTGCGGATGGACTATGTGGGTATCACGGTCATGATCATCACCTCATTTTTCCCCCCAATCTACTACATTTTCCAGTGTGAGCCCCATTGGCAACTGATCTACCTTGGTGGAATAACGGCGATGGGGATGTTCACTGTCATGACACTGCTaaccccttctctttcttctggcAAATTCCGGGCATTTCGGGCAATGCTCTTCTCGTCCATGGGGTTTTTCGCTATCGTACCTGCAATCCATGGCTGCATTGTGAATTGGAGCAATCCCCACCGCTCAATCACGCTTGCTTATGAGTCGGCCATGGCGCTATCTTACATTACAGGAACTTTGTTTTATGTTAGCAGGATTCCTGAGAGGCTAAAACCGGGTTGGTTCGACCTTGCTGGTCACAGCCATCAGATATTTCACGTCTTTGTGATCATGGGTGCCTTGGCTCATTATGGCGCTACTCTGTTGCTCTTACAGTGGCGAGATAGAGTTGGGTGCAATGGAACTGTGTAA